A section of the Oryzias latipes chromosome 8, ASM223467v1 genome encodes:
- the mafk gene encoding transcription factor MafK isoform X2 gives MQGMTTHFKTSKALKVKKEAGENAPVLSDDELVAMSVRELNQHLRGLTKEDVVRLKQRRRTLKNRGYAASCRIKRVTQKEELERQKIELQQEVEKLARENASMRLELDALRAKYEALQCFARTVTRGPMSPGKVATTSVITIVKSTNHNNASPTPFYAPS, from the exons ATGCAGGGAATGACGACTCATTTTAAGACGAGCAAAGCTTTAAAG GTGAAAAAGGAGGCGGGCGAGAATGCCCCCGTGCTCAGCGACGATGAGCTGGTGGCCATGTCTGTGCGCGAGCTCAACCAGCATCTGCGTGGGCTGACGAAGGAGGACGTTGTGCGGTTGAAGCAGCGGCGGCGGACCCTCAAGAACCGTGGCTACGCCGCCAGCTGTCGCATCAAACGCGTCACCCAGAAGGAGGAACTGGAGAGGCAGAAGATAGAGCTCCAGCAGGAGGTGGAAAAGCTGGCCCGCGAGAATGCCAGCATGAGGCTGGAGCTGGACGCGCTGCGGGCCAAGTACGAGGCCCTGCAGTGTTTCGCCAGAACTGTGACCCGGGGGCCAATGTCACCGGGGAAGGTGGCCACCACCAGCGTCATCACCATCGTCAAGTCCACCAACCACAACAACGCCAGTCCAACCCCATTCTACGCTCCGTCCTAG
- the mafk gene encoding transcription factor MafK isoform X1 produces the protein MFLCASSARFWSAFCMQGMTTHFKTSKALKVKKEAGENAPVLSDDELVAMSVRELNQHLRGLTKEDVVRLKQRRRTLKNRGYAASCRIKRVTQKEELERQKIELQQEVEKLARENASMRLELDALRAKYEALQCFARTVTRGPMSPGKVATTSVITIVKSTNHNNASPTPFYAPS, from the exons tGCATCTTCTGCGAGGTTCTGGTCAGCTTTCTGCATGCAGGGAATGACGACTCATTTTAAGACGAGCAAAGCTTTAAAG GTGAAAAAGGAGGCGGGCGAGAATGCCCCCGTGCTCAGCGACGATGAGCTGGTGGCCATGTCTGTGCGCGAGCTCAACCAGCATCTGCGTGGGCTGACGAAGGAGGACGTTGTGCGGTTGAAGCAGCGGCGGCGGACCCTCAAGAACCGTGGCTACGCCGCCAGCTGTCGCATCAAACGCGTCACCCAGAAGGAGGAACTGGAGAGGCAGAAGATAGAGCTCCAGCAGGAGGTGGAAAAGCTGGCCCGCGAGAATGCCAGCATGAGGCTGGAGCTGGACGCGCTGCGGGCCAAGTACGAGGCCCTGCAGTGTTTCGCCAGAACTGTGACCCGGGGGCCAATGTCACCGGGGAAGGTGGCCACCACCAGCGTCATCACCATCGTCAAGTCCACCAACCACAACAACGCCAGTCCAACCCCATTCTACGCTCCGTCCTAG